Genomic window (Gordonia crocea):
GCCTTCGGCTCAGCACCCAGCGGCAACTGCCCCGCGGTGATCGTCCAGCCGATAAGCCCTTGTCCCACGGTGTCCACCCCGCACAGCAACTGTTGTCCTTCCCCGGCCAACACACATCGGCCGATTGCGCCGACGCACCCGCACCCGCCAAACACCCCCATCGTGGTCGCCGCCCGACTGATCGTCGCGTACTGGCAGTCGATGGTGTTGTCGCCAGTCATCGGTTCCATGTGAAACCCGTTGGCGGGTTTGCCGTCAACGACCGCGACGATCGTCACAACCTTCGTTGACTTCTCCGGACCCGCACCGGGGCGGACATCACACGCGGACAGCCCGAGTGCCAGCACCCCGGCACCCAACAGCACGATCAGTTTGCGCATGACTCACCATGCCCGACCGGCGTGCGCCTGCACCGTCATTGCTGCCAGAAGTGGCCAAAATCCGGGGTGTCGAGGGAAATATGCCCTCCAGGCCCCTCAATTCGACCACTTCTGGCAGGTCCTCAGGTCGGCAATGTTCCCTCGCCGAGCAACTCGCGGATGTCGCTCTCGCTGATCCCGGCGCCGAACAAGTCGCCCTCGTCGACCACCGCAGTGAATAACTCGCGCTTGCGGTCCTGCAGCGCGATGACCTTCTCCTCGATGGTCCCCGCCGACACCAAGCGGTACACGGTCACCGGCCGAGTCTGGCCGATGCGGTGGGCTCGGTCGACAGCTTGGGCTTCGGCGGCCGGGTTCCACCACGGATCGCACACAAAGCAGTAGTCGGCCTCGGTCAGGTTCAACCCGAATCCGCCAGCCTTGAGGGCTGATCAGGAAGACCTGCACCTGCCCACCGGTGAAACCGGGCGATCTCGGCCGAGCGCGCCTTCGCCGTCATCGACCCGTCGAGGTAGGCGTAGCCGATGCCCAGCTCATCGAGACGCTCGCGCACCAGCGCGAGGAATCCGGTGAACTGGCTGAACACCAGCGCCGAATGCCCCTCGGCAATCAGCTCGGGCAACTGCTCGGCGAGATGATCGATCTTCGCCGACGCGACACCGGCATCCTTCTCGTCGACCAGTCCGGCATGCAAGCTCAGCTGTCGCAGCATGGTGAGCGATCGGAAGATCTCGAACCGGTTGCGTTCCCAATCCCCAGCAGCCCAAGGACTTTCTGCCGTTCACGGTTGAGCCGGGTCTGGTAGATCTTTTCGTGCTTGGGGTGCAGGTCCAGGGCGAGGATCTGTTCCTGCTTTGGCGGCAGATCCTTCACCACTTGGTCTTTGGTGCGCCGGAGCATGATCGGGCGGATCCGGCGGCGCAGCAGGGCGAGGCGCTGCGGCTCGGCACCGGATTCGATCGGCTTGCGGAAGTAGTCGGTGAACGCCTTGGGCGAGGGGAAGAGTCCCGGCGCACTCACCGACAGCAACGCCCACAGTTCCATCAGGCTGTTCTCCATCGGCGTGCCGGTCATCGCGACCTTCATCTGCGCGGTGAGCCGGCGGGCGCACTGGTGGGTCTTGCCGTTGTGGTTCTTGATGAACTGCGCTTCGTCGAAGAACACTGCCGCCCAATCGAAGGACTCGAAGGCGTCGAATTGCAGCCGGAACAGGGTGTACGACGTGACGACGATCCGCGCGTCACCGATCTGCTCGTCGACCGGCCCGTCGGTCCGCACCGACGACACCGATACCGCTGGCGCCGACGGTAAGAACTTGGCTGCTTCGCGCACCCAGTTCCCGACGACGCTGGTGGGTGCGATCACCAAGAACCGCGCGGTCGGATCGTCCTGCAGGGCGCTGGCGATCAACGACAATCCCTGCACCGTCTTGCCCAACCCCATGTCATCGGCGAGGACTCCGCCGATCCGGTTGTCCCACAAGAACTTCAGCCAGTTGTAGCCGTCGAGCTGATAGTCGCGCAGCTGCGCCTGCAGCGTGGGTGGCGGGGTGCCGGGCTCGGGCAGCGACGCCGTCGCGAGGTGGACCATCCGTTGTTGCCACCGGACCAGATCGCCGTCGACGACGCCGAGGGAGAGCAGTTCCTCCCACAACGTCGCGTTGTAGGACTCGCGGCGCACCCGCGATCCCTCGATCTCCCCCAGCGCCCGTGCTTCGTCGAGCAACTCGGCCAGCCGCGCCAGCGCCGGATGGTCGAGCGGGAAGTAGGTCCCGTCGTCGAGGAGCATGTGCGTCGCGCTGCTGTTCAACTCGACGATCAGCCGGTCCAGCGGCACCACCGCGCCGTCAACCTCGACCCGCACGTGCAGGTTGAACCAGTCGTTGCCGCCGTCGTCGGCGGTCAGCGTGATATCCGGATCGCCCTGCGCGGCGCGGAATCGGTCCGCGTCACCGTCGACCTCGACGTGGATCCCGTGTTCGCGCAGCAGCGGCAACACCTCGTGGCAGAGCACTGCGGCGTCGACGGGCGAATAGGTATAGACGCGACGCAACAGGTCCACATCGGCGATCCGGGCGGCGTCGGGCACCGACGGCGCTTCGGCAAGATCGTCGATCCGGTTCTGCAACTCGACCCGGGCCGGTTGGACCTGCGTTGCGCATGTCCTGCTGGAGGTGGTGGATGGCCTGGTTGGCGCCACCGGCCGCACACCGCGGCGACCGTCTGCATCGCGTCGCGCACCTGCGCCAGCGCACGTGACTCCGCCTCGACGTCGCGGTACGCCAGTGCGCCCGACCCCGCGGCGACGGGCTTGAGGCGACCATTGATCTCGTAAGCGGCACCCCCAGCGGACCCGCGCACCCTGCTCGTTGAGGTCGATCCGCAGCAGTTCAAACGGCCCGTCGATCCTCGGCTTGACGATGGCCTCGTCGTCGACGAGCACCGGCAACGACGCCGGCAGCGTCGGCACCACTTCGGTGGCGAACTCCGCCACTTCCTCCTCGGGGATGTGCATCGCCGGGGCGGCGAGCAGACGCTCCAGCCCACGGTCATCACCGGGCGAAGTGAACGGACCGATCAGCATTGCCGTCCCGCTGATCGAGAACATCCCATGCGGGCGGGGGACACCGATCAACCCCACCGGTCCACCGTCGTACGCCTCGTGGTTGACGTGCACGAAGGTCCGCACGGTGATCCCACCGCGGTCGCCGGTGGCACGAGACACCTCCAGCCCTACTCCGTAGGTCTTAATCAACTCCACCGACGCCACGCCCAGCGTCGGCGATGGCAACAGGGCCACCCCCCGCGTCACGAGCCCGCTCCAGCAGATCCCAAATGTCGGCGGGGGCCGAGCCGAGCGGCGAGTGAACCACCGCTGTGTGCCTGATAGTTCGTCGCGAAGGCACGGGCGATCCCGCGGATCGCGCGCAACTGCTCGTCGTCGTACTGTTCTGGGTCGAACCGCCCCGACATCCCCGGCACATAGCCCGACCCCCGCGACCGTGGCCGTCCAGTTTGATCCCGGTCTTGATCCAACTTCCGGTCTTGCCCGTGGTCACCAACGCGATGGTGGGCGCCGGGTGTTGCGCGTACTGCGTGGCCTTGGGCAGATGAAACTGGATACCCAACGAACGGCCGAGCGCCACCGCCGAAGGCCCCGGTGCCGTCTGCGCGGTAAGCCCGCCCAGGACCGTGCGCCAGGGGGAGCCCGCCGGGCCCCCTGCCCCTGCTGCCGGGTCCCGCGACTCGGTGACCAGAAGCGCGACGGCGTGCTTGCACTCAGCACCGACCGGACAGGTGCACGTTGCGACAGTCAGACTGCGGCCACCGGCCCCCTGGGCCGCGAACTGCACAACGACGTCGTAGACACGCCCAGAGCCGACACACTTGGCGCGCAACGACAGCCCGTCGTCGGACCAGGTTCGGTTCATGATGCGGCCGCGGTCAGCGTAGCCGATCCCCCGTTGAATACTGCCGGGATCGAAGTCGTCGTAAAGAATCCGCGGCGGTGAAGAACTCCA
Coding sequences:
- a CDS encoding DEAD/DEAH box helicase, with protein sequence MTRGVALLPSPTLGVASVELIKTYGVGLEVSRATGDRGGITVRTFVHVNHEAYDGGPVGLIGVPRPHGMFSISGTAMLIGPFTSPGDDRGLERLLAAPAMHIPEEEVAEFATEVVPTLPASLPVLVDDEAIVKPRIDGPFELLRIDLNEQGARVRWGCRLRDQWSPQARRRGVGRTGVPRRRGGVTCAGAGARRDADGRRGVRPVAPTRPSTTSSRTCATQVQPARVELQNRIDDLAEAPSVPDAARIADVDLLRRVYTYSPVDAAVLCHEVLPLLREHGIHVEVDGDADRFRAAQGDPDITLTADDGGNDWFNLHVRVEVDGAVVPLDRLIVELNSSATHMLLDDGTYFPLDHPALARLAELLDEARALGEIEGSRVRRESYNATLWEELLSLGVVDGDLVRWQQRMVHLATASLPEPGTPPPTLQAQLRDYQLDGYNWLKFLWDNRIGGVLADDMGLGKTVQGLSLIASALQDDPTARFLVIAPTSVVGNWVREAAKFLPSAPAVSVSSVRTDGPVDEQIGDARIVVTSYTLFRLQFDAFESFDWAAVFFDEAQFIKNHNGKTHQCARRLTAQMKVAMTGTPMENSLMELWALLSVSAPGLFPSPKAFTDYFRKPIESGAEPQRLALLRRRIRPIMLRRTKDQVVKDLPPKQEQILALDLHPKHEKIYQTRLNRERQKVLGLLGIGNATGSRSSDRSPCCDS
- a CDS encoding helicase-related protein, whose product is MLRQLSLHAGLVDEKDAGVASAKIDHLAEQLPELIAEGHSALVFSQFTGFLALVRERLDELGIGYAYLDGSMTAKARSAEIARFHRWAGAGLPDQPSRLADSG
- a CDS encoding helicase-related protein, producing MNLTEADYCFVCDPWWNPAAEAQAVDRAHRIGQTRPVTVYRLVSAGTIEEKVIALQDRKRELFTAVVDEGDLFGAGISESDIRELLGEGTLPT
- a CDS encoding SWIM zinc finger family protein, giving the protein MSARCSSGDSAPVPDNGRATPTLVPCRRSIRWSSSPPRILYDDFDPGSIQRGIGYADRGRIMNRTWSDDGLSLRAKCVGSGRVYDVVVQFAAQGAGGRSLTVATCTCPVGAECKHAVALLVTESRDPAAGAGGPAGSPWRTVLGGLTAQTAPGPSAVALGRSLGIQFHLPKATQYAQHPAPTIALVTTGKTGSWIKTGIKLDGHGRGGRAMCRGCRGGSTQNSTTTSSCARSAGSPVPSRRTIRHTAVVHSPLGSAPADIWDLLERARDAGGGPVAIADAGRGVGGVD